A genomic window from Fibrobacterota bacterium includes:
- a CDS encoding 30S ribosomal protein S1, with protein MAQLLYGTEEDLLEIEGKISTRSAEENEALLNAYSATLEGVEEGKIVAGTILEYDDTNVIVDISFKSEGVIPRGEFKNPEELQIGAHVDVYIEQIEGDDGQIVLSKQRADFMKVWERIRDAYETGEVVEGTLLRRIKGGIVVDLFGIEAFLPGSQIDLRQIPDMDALIGQTMGFRVIKVHKSRRNIVVSRRIVLEEERGRLRDQIIDTLERGQVRDGVVKNITDFGAFIDLGGVDGLLHITDMTWGRISHPSELVHIGQKLTVKVLDFNDRKERISLGLKQLQEHPWKTVATKYPEGARVNGKIVSITDYGAFMELEQGVEGLIHISEMSWTQHVKHPSQVVKVGDMVEAVVLRIDTENEKISLGIKQIEPDPWSTIEADLPLNTVITGQVRNLAPFGAFVEIKEGIDGLIHVSDMSWTKKVNHPSEVLQKGDTVTCMVLSVDKEKRRISLSLKAMGEDPWKVVPNKYPLGKQVEAPIVRLLDRGVVLELEEGIEGFVPLSKLTEEPIKVPAEAFRVGQTVKVTVVEHDVESRKLTLSAIDTSTDWRSYVQGSRADDSRTTLGDIFRAAQQAQQQ; from the coding sequence ATGGCCCAGCTGCTGTACGGGACCGAAGAAGACTTGCTCGAAATCGAAGGCAAGATCTCCACGCGTTCCGCCGAAGAGAACGAAGCCCTCCTGAACGCCTACTCCGCCACTCTCGAAGGCGTGGAAGAAGGCAAGATCGTCGCCGGAACCATTCTGGAATACGACGACACCAACGTGATCGTGGACATCTCCTTCAAGTCCGAAGGCGTGATCCCCCGCGGTGAATTCAAGAATCCCGAGGAGCTCCAGATCGGCGCCCACGTGGACGTCTACATCGAGCAGATCGAAGGCGACGACGGCCAGATCGTGCTCTCCAAGCAGCGCGCCGACTTCATGAAGGTCTGGGAACGCATCCGCGACGCCTACGAGACCGGCGAAGTTGTGGAAGGAACTCTGCTTCGTCGCATCAAGGGCGGCATCGTGGTCGACCTGTTCGGCATCGAAGCCTTCTTGCCCGGCTCGCAGATCGACCTGCGCCAGATCCCGGACATGGACGCCCTCATCGGCCAGACCATGGGCTTCCGCGTCATCAAGGTGCACAAGAGCCGCCGCAACATCGTGGTCTCTCGTCGTATCGTGCTGGAAGAAGAACGCGGCCGCCTCCGCGACCAGATCATCGACACCCTGGAACGCGGACAGGTTCGCGACGGCGTGGTCAAGAACATCACCGACTTCGGTGCGTTCATCGACCTCGGCGGCGTCGACGGCCTATTGCACATCACCGACATGACCTGGGGTCGCATCAGCCACCCCTCCGAGCTCGTCCACATCGGACAGAAGCTCACCGTCAAGGTCCTGGATTTCAACGATCGCAAGGAGCGCATCTCCCTGGGCCTCAAGCAGCTGCAAGAGCACCCTTGGAAGACCGTCGCCACCAAGTACCCGGAAGGCGCTCGCGTCAACGGCAAGATCGTCTCGATCACCGACTACGGCGCGTTCATGGAGCTGGAGCAGGGCGTCGAAGGCCTGATCCACATCTCCGAGATGAGCTGGACCCAGCACGTCAAGCACCCGTCGCAGGTGGTCAAGGTCGGAGACATGGTGGAAGCCGTGGTTCTGCGCATCGACACCGAAAACGAGAAGATCTCGCTGGGCATCAAGCAGATCGAGCCGGATCCTTGGTCCACCATCGAAGCCGACCTCCCGCTCAACACGGTCATCACCGGTCAGGTCCGCAACTTGGCTCCGTTCGGCGCCTTCGTGGAAATCAAGGAAGGCATCGACGGCCTGATCCACGTGTCCGACATGAGCTGGACCAAGAAGGTGAATCATCCTTCCGAAGTTCTGCAAAAGGGCGACACCGTCACCTGCATGGTTCTTTCCGTGGACAAGGAAAAGCGTCGCATTTCGCTTTCCCTCAAGGCCATGGGCGAAGACCCCTGGAAGGTCGTCCCCAACAAGTACCCGCTCGGCAAGCAAGTGGAAGCACCCATCGTGCGCCTCTTGGACCGCGGCGTCGTGCTGGAACTGGAAGAAGGCATCGAAGGATTCGTGCCCCTCTCCAAGCTGACCGAAGAGCCCATCAAGGTGCCCGCCGAAGCGTTCCGCGTCGGCCAGACCGTGAAGGTCACCGTGGTCGAACACGACGTGGAGAGCCGCAAGCTCACCCTGTCGGCGATCGACACCTCGACCGACTGGCGCTCCTACGTGCAGGGCTCCCGCGCCGACGACAGTCGCACCACCTTGGGCGACATCTTCCGCGCCGCCCAGCAGGCCCAGCAGCAGTAA
- a CDS encoding cupin domain-containing protein yields the protein MSEVIDRDNAEHYVWGGSCDGWHHLSRQDLSAIQERIPPGLSEVRHYHQRARQLFFCLSGTLSIELDGTPHRLAAEQSLEVPPGLPHSVSNQGDVDAWFLVISSPATKGDRIETP from the coding sequence ATGAGCGAAGTGATCGACCGCGACAACGCCGAGCATTACGTCTGGGGCGGTTCCTGCGACGGGTGGCATCACCTGTCCAGACAAGACCTGTCTGCCATCCAGGAGCGGATCCCGCCGGGACTTTCCGAGGTCCGCCACTACCACCAACGCGCCCGGCAGCTGTTCTTCTGCCTTTCCGGCACCCTTTCCATCGAGCTCGACGGCACGCCCCACCGCCTGGCTGCCGAACAATCCCTCGAGGTCCCTCCGGGACTCCCCCACAGCGTTTCCAACCAGGGCGATGTCGATGCCTGGTTTCTCGTGATCTCGAGTCCTGCCACCAAAGGCGACCGGATCGAGA